The Filimonas lacunae genomic sequence GCAGGTATTCAGATGACACTTGCGCATCATGATACAGCCTTCTACCACCAATGCAGCAGTGGCAACACCCCATTCTTCTGCGCCTAATAAAGCGGCAACGGCAATGTCGCGGCCGGTTTTCATCTGGCCATCTGCCTGCACCACCACGCGGCTGCGCAGTTTGTTTCTTACCAGTGTCTGGTGGGTTTCGGCCAGGCCTAATTCCCACGGCATACCTGCGTGCTTGATACTGCTGATAGGGCTGGCGCCGGTACCTCCATCATGGCCTGCAATCAGTATTACGTCGGCTTTCGCTTTGGCAACACCGGCAGCAATAGTGCCAACCCCTGCCTTACTTACCAGCTTCACATTAATACGTGCAGCACGGTTGGCATTCTTTAAATCGAATATTAACTGGGCCAGATCTTCAATAGAATAAATATCGTGGTGTGGAGGAGGGGAGATCAAACCTACACCAGGCGTACTGTGGCGGGTTTTACCAATCCATTCGTCTACCTTATGGCCAGGCAGCTGACCGCCTTCGCCGGGTTTAGCGCCCTGGGCCATTTTAATCTGTAATTCGTCCGCTTCTGTCAGGTATAAGCTGGTTACACCAAAACGGGCGCTGGCTACTTGTTTAATGGCGCTGCGCATGCTGTCGCCATTAGCCAGTGGCTGGTATCTTACTTCGTCTTCGCCACCTTCACCAGTGTTGCTTTTACCGCCTAAACGGTTCATGGCAATGGCCAGTGTGGTGTGTGCTTCCCACGAGATAGAGCCAAAGCTCATAGCGCCGGTTGCAAAACGTTTGTATATGTTTTCCGCTGGTTCTACTTCTTCCATGGAAATAGAAGGGCGGGTGCGTTTAAACTGGAACAGGCTGCGCAGGGTAGCTGCTTTTTCGCTTTGATCGTTCACCACTTTAGAATACTTCTTGAAAGTGGCGTAATCGTTCGTTTTGGTAGCGTGCTGCAGCAGGTGAATGGTTTGTGGATTAAACAGGTGGAATTCGCCTTTGCGCTTCCACTGGTAAATACCACCTACTGGTAAACGGTCTACCGGTATATCTTTTCTGCTAAAAGCCAGCTGGTGCTTAGCCAGTGCTTCGCGGGCAATTTCATCCAGTCCTAAGCCTTCAATACGGCTGGTAGCGCCGGTAAAGCACTTGTCTACCACTTCTCTGTTCAGGCCAATGATCTCGAAAATTTGTGCGCCCTGGTAGCTTTGCAGGGTAGAGATACCCATTTTGGAGAATACTTTCAGTAAGCCGTCGCAAACAGCTTTGATGTAGTTTTTCTTCAGGTATTCTATATCCTGGGTAGTGTTGAGTTTGCCATTCAGGTGCATATCGCGAATGCTGCTCAGTGCTAGGTAGGGGTTAATGGCAGTTGCGCCAAAGCCTAACAGGCAGGCAAAGTGATGCACTTCCCATACGTCGCCGGCTTCCACTACTATACCTACCTGGCTGCGAAGGCCCTTGCGGATAAGGTGGTGGTGTACCGATGAACAAGCCAGCAGGGTAGGTATGGCGGCGTGATCGCTGTCAATGGCCCTGTCGCTTAATATAATCACCTCAAAACCGTCGTTCACGGCATCTACCGCATAACGGCACAAGCGGTCAATACCGGCCTTTAATGAGCCTGGTTTGCCGTCTGCCCTGAAATAGGTTTGTAAAGTTTTTGCCTGGTAAATGCCGGTATCTATACTTCTCAGCTTCTCCAGCTCGTGGTTACTTAAAACAGGGTGTTTTAAAGCCACAGAGTGGCAGGTAAGCGGGTCTTCTACCAGCAGGTTGCCGTTATTACCTACAAAGGTAGCTAACGACATTACCATACGTTCCCGGATGGGATCGATAGGAGGGTTGGTTACCTGTGCAAACAATTGCTTGAAATAATGGCTCAAATGCTGTGGCTGATCGCTTAATACGGCCAGTGGCGCATCGGTGCCCATAGAACCAATAGGTTCTTTACCATCCACCGCCATGGGGGCTATAATGGTATCCAGGTCTTCGGTAGAATAGCCAAAAGCTTTCTGGTATTTGAAAATCTGCTCCGTATGCAGGTGGGTGAACATTACACGTGGTTCTGGTAATTCTTCCAGGCGTATTTTGTATTTGTTCAGCCACTCAGCGTAAGGTTTGCTGGTGCAGATGGTTTGTTTGATTTCGTCGTCGCTGATAATACGGCCCTGCTCCATGTCTACTACAAACATTTTGCCTGGCTGCAGGCGACCTTTTTCTTTTACAATGGCAGGGTCAACCGGTAAAGCACCTGTTTCAGAAGCCATAATTACACGGTCGTCTGTAGTAACGCAATAGCGGCTGGGGCGTAAACCGTTTCTGTCCAGTGTAGCGCCAATCATTTTGCCATCGGTAAAGGAAATAGAAGCGGGCCCGTCCCAGGGTTCCATCATGGCTGCGTGAAACTCGTAGAAAGCCTTTTTAACCGGGTCCATGTCTTCGTTGCCATCCCATGCTTCGGGTATCAGCATCATCATTACATGGGTTAACGGCCGGCCGGTTAACATCAATAGCTCAATCATGTTATCCAGGCAGGCGCTGTCGCTTTGTCCTTCGGTAACAATAGGCAGTATCATGTCCAGCTCTTCCTTGGTAAAGTAAGGAGAGGTAAAGCTGTTTTCACTGGTTTTTAACCAGTTTACGTTGCCTTGCAGGGTGTTGATTTCACCATTATGGGCAATGTAGCGGAATGGTTGCGCCAGTTTCCAGCTAGGGAAGGTATTGGTGGCAAAACGGCTGTGTACCAGGCCAAAGGCTGCTACTACCCGTTTGTTATTTAAATCGTTGAAATAGTGCCTTACCTGGCCACTGGTAAGCTGTCCCTTATACACTACCGTTTTGTACGATAAAGAAGCTACATAAAAGCCAATAGCGTCTTTTTTAACGGTGTTGTTAATGGTATGGCTGGCATAATTGCGCAGCACAAACAGTTTACGCTCAAACTCATCAGGATTGGTAATATGGTCGGGGCAGGCAATAAACACCTGTTCCATTTCCGGTTCTACCGAAAGGGCGGTGGCGCCAATGTCAGTAGTGTTCACCGGTACCTTGCGGTAGGTGAGAATTTCCAGTCCCAGTTTCTCAGCAGAACGATTAAAGATGTCTCTGCATTCTTCCCGCAGCCGTATTTCCTTCGGAAAGAAAATAACGCCTACGCCGTACTTCCCATAAGCAGGCAGGTGTACGCCTAGTTTAATGCATTCATCGAAAAAGAACTCGTGAGGCATCTGAATCATAATGCCGGCACCATCACCCGTATTGTTCTCACAACCACAGGCGCCACGGTGCTCCATGTTCTCCAGCACAGTCAGAGCATCAGAGATAATCTGGTGAGATTTGTTCCCTTTAATATTGGCCACGAAACCAATACCACATGCGTCATGTTCAAAGGATGGGTCGTATAACCCTTCATGTCTGTTTTGTACAGGCATATTACAATCGAATATTAAGGTGGAAAAAAACAGCCGGCAATCGCTGAGCTTTAAAGTTAAGAAAAACTTTACATAAACAATAGAGAAATTTTATTTAATAGCAGGAACACTTGAATTTATTTCAAGGAAGCGGGATTTTAACTGAATAAATTACAAACGTGTGTTAGGATTCTTGTAATTCTGCGAAAAAATAATGTGCGGGAATAGATAGGTGTGGAACTTGTGTTTGTTCAAACAGTCCAAACACTGTGCTGCCGGTACCGGTCATGCTGGCGTAAACAGCGCCTGCCTGGTATAATTGTTCTTTTATCTGCGCAATTTCAGGGTGCAGTTGAAACACGGCTGCTTCAAAATCGTTGGTGAGCATGTTGCGCCAGGTGTGTACAGGTTGTTGTACAATGGTTTGTATAGAAACAGGCGGTACAGCAGGTGTGATTAATGAAAAAGCCTTGCCCGTATGCACATGAATACCGGGGTTAATAACCACCAGCTTGTAATTTTTCAGCGAAAGGGATACCGGCTGTAATTGCTCGCCGCGCCCGGCGGCCCAGCAAGGGGTATTTATAATAAAGAAAGGACAGTCGCTGCCCAGTTGTAAAGCGTAATGTATTAATTGCTGTTGCGATAAACCCAGTTGAAACTGTTGGTTCAACATGCGTAATGCAAAAGCACCATCGGCACTGCCACCACCTAAACCGGCCCCCATGGGAATAGTTTTGTGCAGGTGCATGTTAACGGCAGGCAGGTGTGGAAAATCGGATAATAATAAGTGGTAAGCTTTTACACAAAGGTTGTTGTCGGGGCTGCCATCTACCGGAAGGCCCGAAGCGGTAAAAGTAACTTTAGAAGAAGCTGGGGCCCGTGATGGCTGAATTTCCAGTGCATCCTGTAAGGGCAGGGGATAAAAAACGGTTTCCAGATCATGAAAACCGTCAGTTCTTTTACGGAGGATATTAAGCCCGAGGTTGATTTTACAGTTGGGAAAATGTACCAAAGCTTATCTTCTTTTATTGATCTCGTCCCTGATAGCGATAGCGCGTATATAATCTTCCTGCTCCAGCACTTCTGTCAGCAGACTTTGTAATTCTTCCAGTGAAAGAGAGGTCAGGTTTTCGCGGGTGCCCGGCGTAGGAGCAGCAATTTCAGCAGGTTCTTCTACCGAAACTTCCGTTTTCTTTTTCTTGCCATTGTCTTCCATTAAAATACCTGCGCTTTCCAGTATGTGGTCGTAAGTATAAATAGGGCATCCAAAACGTACTGCCAATGCCAGTGCATCGCTGGTGCGGCTGTCAATTTCTACCGTGTCGTGTTCGCTTACACAAACCAGTTTGGAGTAGAAGATGCCTTCCTGCAAATCATTGATCACAATTTCAACCAGCTCTACGTTAAAAGCATTCATGAAATTTTTCATCAGGTCGTGCGTAAGCGGCCTGCTTGGCTGCATATGCTCCAAAGCTACGGCTATTGCCTGGGCCTCAAACCCACCAATTACTATAGGTAACCTCCGCAATCCATTTACCTCACCAAGCACTACGGCATACGAATGAGTTTGGGTAATACTGTGCGACAGGGCTACTATTTCCAGTTCTATTTTCTTCATGGCCTTTATCCGGCAATAATTTATATATAAGTTATTCAGGCAAATGTAAAGATTTCGGGGCTTAGAAGTGCGCATCGTCACTTTCAATTTTCGAATCGATATATAGCCTTAACAATATCCGACAACTAACCCATAAAAACAACATTCCGGAGCGTTTATGGGAAGAATGCTGCTACCGCGTAAAAATGATGCCGGATTTTCCTGCCGGTCAAAGCGGCAGTGTAAAAACTTGCTGGTTATCTTTATAGTATGAATACTAACCTGGATAATAAAACAGCACTGGTGTGCGGGGCTTCGCAGGGAATAGGAGCGGCAGTAGCACAGGAACTGTCTATTTTAGGAGCGAATGTGGTACTGTTGGCGCGCAATGCCGACAAACTGGAGAAGGTGGCCGCCGGGCTGGATACCCGTAGGGGGCAGATACATACTTATATAGTGGCCGATACCAGTGAGCCGGAACAATTGAGCAAAAAAGTGGCCGATTTTATAACCAGTGACAATCCTATTCATATACTCATCAATAACACAGGCGGTCCGCCATCTGGTCCGTTACTGGATACCGATGTGGCAGAACTGGAAAAAGCATTCCGGTCGCAGGTGGTTACTGCACATTTGCTGGCGCAAACCCTTATTCCCGGCATGATACAGGCACAGTTTGGCCGTATTGTGAATATTACCTCTACATCTGTAAAGCAGCCTATAAATGGTTTGGGCATTTCCAACACGGTGCGGGCGGCGGTAGCCAGCTGGGCTAAAACCCTGGCCAACGAGGTAGGCCAATATGGCATTACCGTAAACAATGTACTGCCAGGTTATACCAACACCGACAGGCTGGGCTATCTTTTTGGTAAACAGGCCGAAGCCAGTGGCACCGGAGTAGAGGAAGTGGTAAAGAAAATGGAAGCCACTATTCCTGCCGGCCGTTTAGGACAACCAGATGAGCTGGCAGCAGCCGTAGCTTTCTTATGTATGCCGGCCGCTGCTTATATCAATGGTATTAATTTACCGGTAGATGGTGGTAGAACAGGAACATTATAATCTAAGCCAAAACCAGCAAACTATTCGTTCAGCCACTGCTTAAAAAAAGGTGCTTTTTCCCGGCTAACAAAAATGTCGTTGTCTTTACAACGCCGGAGCTGAATTTTTAGTTTGCCGTTAAAATGGGTGGTTATTTTTTCAATACTGTCAATAGAAACAATGTATTGCCGGTTTAGCCGGTAAAAGCGGGCAGGGTTCAGGCTTTTTTCCAGTTCATCCAGCGAATCGTCCACCAGGTATTCCAGGTGGTTAATGGTTTGGGCAAAAATTTGTTTTCCATCAGCCCGTATAAAAGCAACATCATCCAGGTGCAGGCTTTCAAAGCCATCATGCACTTTCACCAGCAATCTTCTTTTCCAGGAGCTGGCTACCGGCAGCGTTTCCAGTAACTGGTGAATTTTTTGTTCCAGCACCTGGGTGGGGGCGGGGTGCCTGTTTCGGTGTTTCTGAAAAGCCTGTTTCAATTCTTCTTCATCAATGGGCTTTAACAGGTAGTCTATACTGTTTACTTTAAAGGCCTGTAACGCATATTCGTCGTAGGCGGTAGTGAATATTACCGGTGCGGTAACGGCCACCTGTTTAAAAATGTCAAAACTAATACCATCTGACAGTTGGATATCCATCAGCACCAGGTCGGGTGGCGTATGCGTGTTCAACCAGCCTACTGTTTCCGCTACGCTTTCCAGCACGGCCAACAGGGTATAGTCTGGTGCAATCTTTTGCACCAGTTGCTGCATTTGCCTGGCAGCTGCGGTTTCATCTTCTACCAGTAACAGGTTCATGGGGTAGTAGTGGTATTTTAACAATGAATTGATGGGGTGTTTCTTCTATGCACACAGGTGTATCTGTTAAATGCCGGTAGCGTTGCTGCATGTTGGTCAGGCCAATACCATTGCTGCTGTCGATGGCCCGTTTTATTTGCAGGGTGTTGGCTACACACAGGTAATGAGCTTCGGCATAAATGTGAATATGCAAGGGGCGTGCGGCGGATATTTCGTTATGCTTGATGGCATTTTCTACCAGCATCAGCAGGCTATGCGAAACAATTTGTAGTGCTTGTTTTTCTTCCGGTAAATGGGATGTATAAAAAAGTTTATCTACAAACCGTTGCTGACTTACTTGTAAAAATGATAAGGTTACCTGCAACTCCTGGCCGGCATTAATGGTGTTTTTGTCGGCGGTTTGCAACGAGTAACGGAACACTTTGGCCAGCTGGTGCACCAGCACTACCGCTTTATCGCTATCTTCCTTTATCAGCGAGGTCAGCGTGTTAAATGCATTGAAAAGAAAATGGGGGTTCACCTGGTTTTTCAGCGTTTCAAACTTGCTTTCCAGTATGGCTGTTTTTAAAGCAGCTGCCTCGGTAATGCCATTTTTCCATTGACGTAAAAAATAATTCACCGTAGTTATTAAAGTAATGATCACAGTAATCAATACTGAGAACGACATATCCATAATATATTCCCCGGTGCTTACTGGTATTTGAAACAGCATGCTCACCACCCGGGTATATGCCAGCATTAACACTGCACCATACAAAGCCGATAATAAAATAAACAGCACAAAGCTTCGGGTGGCGTGGTTTTTCCAGTCAAACCATTTTTCCAGCAGGGCATCCAGCAACCAGGTAAAGCTTAACCAGCCCAGTGTAGTAATGCCTAAGGCAAACAACAGGCTGGTTTTCCAATTACCATGTCCGTGAATATAGTTCCAGCCATTGGTAAGCAAATTTACAGCTAGCACCACTGCATAGGCCACCAGCAAATGTTTGCTGTTTTTTACAAAGGTGTTTTGATGGTAACTCATTATTACTAAAATAATGTATTATTTATCAAGAAATGGCTCTGCCCAATCGGAATGGCGAATAAGAATAAGATATTGATAGTGCATGCCTGCCGGATTGTTCATAGTAAGGCCAAACCCTGCCGGCATAGGCATTTCTGTGTCCATAAAATTATTGTAGTGTTGCAGTATAGGACTGGCCTGTTGCATATCAAACACGGTAATGCTGTTAGGCGAAGTAATGGTTTTAAACATGTTACAACCTTTGATTTTACTAAGCATGCCGTCTTGTGCTACAATATCTGTTTTCAGGTATTTACGTGTGCCCGATTGGTTAGGGATATAGGTAAGTTGTACAAAGGGGGGGAAAGGTACCTGGTTAATGGTGGCATCTATCATAATATTACTTTCCATGTTAATGATGTTCAGGGAAATAATATGATTTTTCAGGGGCAGGTCTGATGCCTGTAACCGGCCGGCAAAAGCATACATGTTATTTACCTTATCCTGTATGGTGTGAAAAAAGCCAAGAAAGCCGTATATCTTATGGTGTTGCAGGTTCAGGTGATGATAATAAGCGGTAAAGTTGTTTACAAATTGTTGCTCCCGGCTGCTTTTGTTATAGTGTGCCAGCAGGTTTTTTACCAGGTAGTTAAACATAAACAGTTGCTGGCCGGCTTTTGCGGCATATTGTGCCGGGTTTTGCTGCATGGCCGAATCCAGTTGCCGAAGTGTATACAGGCGGACGCTGTCTGTAGTGGTGGTTTGCATAGCAGTGAGCATGTTGTTTACAGGGGGCAACTGACGTAAGAGAGTTGGTTGTACAAGGTGTTGTAAGTATTGCAGGGTTAAGGGTAGCTGCTGTACTTTGTCAATGCCTGTTACCATAATTTTTTCGCGGGCAGGTAGCTGCTTGTTCCAGGCATATATTTTTTGCCATTTACGGTAGTGGTCTTTATTGCCCCACTGCGCGCCGGCTTCTACCCAATAGTTAAATATAGTATCCAGCAATTTTTCGTTTCCGTTTTCAAGGTATTCGTTTAGCAGCCATGCCTGTGCGGCGTCTATCTCAGCTACATAGTGTTTTACTCCCGCAGTTTGGTGCAAGTGTTGAAAAAGGGCCAGGTCCAGTTCCTGTGCTTTTTGATAACCATGCACTTCGCCCAGCAAAAACAATTGTTGCTGGTAAAAAGCGGTGTCGAAATGAAAAGAAGCAGTATTGTTAGGGAATACCTGCCAGCTGTGTTGTTGCAGGTATTGTTGCATAGCCAGGGAGTCTTGCCCATGAAGGCGAACGATGAAAAGGAAGGCAGGTAAAAGCAGTGTGGTGATTCGCATATTCTGTGTTTTATACCGCTAAGTTGCCTGTTTGCTTTTGCATGACAGGTCATGGGCCGACGAAGCGTATAAAACGGGGTATGAAGCGTATGATACACGCTATACCTGTGTAGCTATATGATGCGCCCATTTTTCCAGCATGCGCACCAGCTCTTCCAGCTTTAAAGGCTTGCTCAGGTAGTCGTTCATGCCTGCCTGTAAACATTCGTCCTTGTCGCCCTCCATAGTGTTGGCGGTGAGGGCAATAATAACAGGATGTTTATCCAGGCTGCGGATAACGCGGGTGGCTTCCAGGCCGCCCATTTCCGGCATCTGTATGTCCATCAATATCATATCAAAGTGGTTTTTGCTGATATGATCAATTACTGCTAAACCAGTATCTGCTAAATAAGGTTCGTACCCCAGCTGGTTCAATACTTCTGTAATTACCTGCTGGTTCATCACATTGTCCTCGGCAACCAGGATGTTCATGGGATAGCGTACGGCAAAGTCGGGTGGCAAAAGATCGTGGCGTTGCTCTTCTTCCGAAGTGAGGGAATCCTGTTGTTTAAATGCTTTTAAAATATGCTTGCCCAGCAAATGGCGTTTAATAGGTTTAGACAGCACGGAGCTGAACATTTCCAGTGCGTTTTTATCGTGTTTGTTTCCTACAGAGCTTAACAGTATTACAGGAATATCTTCATATAGGTGTTTCATGCGCCTGGTAAGCTGTATACCATCCATATGCGGCATTTGCATATCCGTTAAAATCAGTTCAAACTCCTGGTCTTTTTCCAATAGCTGCAAGGCTTCTTCTCCGGAGTGCGCCAGCACGGGCAACAGTTTCCAGTTGTCCAGCAGACTTTGCAAAAAGGTGCGGTTGGCATAGTTGTCGTCTACCACCAATACGCGTTTGCCGGCAATGCTGGCCATATCGTCCTGTAGCTGGTTGCTGATGACTTTGTTGCTTGCCTGTGCCTGTATGGTAAAGGTGAAGGTAGAGCCTTTACCTGGTGTACTGCTTACTTCTATCTGGCCACCCATCAGCTTTACCAGCTTTTCTGAAATAGCCAGGCCCAGACCTGAGCCGCCGTATTTGCGTGTGGTGGAGGAATCTACCTGCGAAAATGCCTTGAACAGGCGGTCTTTTTTGTTATCGGCTATACCTATACCGGTGTCACGCACCGAAAACGACAGCTGCAGGCTCCCATTTTCCATTTGCTGTAATAACTGCACACGAACAAATATTTCGCCGGTAGCTGTGAATTTTAGCGCATTGCTTACCAGGTTGGTTAACACCTGGCGTAGCCGTAAACCATCTCCTGCAATTTGCAAAGGCACATTTTTGTCAATTTTATACACCAGCTCCAGTTTCTTCTGTGCCGCACGGCTGCTAAAAATATCCAGCACATCTTCAATACAAATCTGAATGTCAAAATCTTCCAGCTCCAGTTCCATATTGCCGGACTCAATTTTCGAGAAGTCGAGAATATCGTTTAACAGGCTTAGCAGATTTTCGCCGCTGTTAATAATAGTATTGGTAAACTCCCGTTGTTGTGTAGTTAAGGAAGTTTCGGCAAGCAGGGCGCCCATGCCTAACACGCCATTCATGGGAGTGCGTATTTCGTGACTCATCATAGCCAGGAAAATAGTTTTGGCTTCATTGGCCTGGTTGGCTTGTTCGGCTTCCAGCCTTGCATTCTCGGCATTGCGGTAAGCTCTTTTCAGCTCCCAGTTGGTTTGCATCAGTTCGCGGTTGGTGCGGTTTAAGGCTTCTTCATTGCGCTTCCTTTCTTCCGATAACCGGGCGTCTTCCTGCATCTGTTGTATTCTTATCACCTGGCGAATTTGTTGTTCGCGGTATTTTTTTAATTGGTATGCCCACAAGCCACAGATTAAAAAGATAACGGCGGCTAATAGCATATGTATGATAAAAGTGCTTAGCTCGTAATAAGGCAATCTGCTAAAATATATTTCGGTGTAACCGCTGTTTTGCAGATAGCTGAATAAGGCATGGTGCAGCAGCACAATGATCATAATAGGGATCTGCAGTTTCCAGTTTTGATAGGTAATGAGTATGGCACTCCCTATAAAAGCAAAAAAATGCATTTCAAACAGGCCATGCATCTGGTAAATGTATTGTGCCATAAAAATGGCAAGCACAGTACTTAATACATATTGATAGAGATCTGATTGAGGTAGTAAGCGTTTGGTGGTGTAGTAGGCTACCAGTGACAGACCGCCTACTCCTATAGCAATTGCCCAGGTGTCAAAATAAAAAGCCAGCAGCAAGCCAATGAGAAAAAAGCTGATCAGGAAATAGTTAATAATCCTGTCACTTCTTTTTTTTACTTCCTGGCTAAAGGTGTCTTTATGTTTTTGTTCATCAGGCAAAGAATAATAGTAGATGTTTTTTGTCATTTTTTGGTACAGTTAGGCAGTTGGCAACCATAAGCGCGTAAAGCATTGCTGTCATATAACACGGTAGATGGGGTATGCAGCAGCAAGGCATTCAGGGCAATTTCGGCATAATTGGTTTCGGTGTTCTGGCAATAACGGCTTTTGTTGTAATTGCCCCGGTAATATAAATGTTGTTCTGCGTCTATAATTACTGCCTGCGGGGTGGAATACACGCCACAGGTTGCAGCTAGCGAAGCATCTGTAATAACCGGAATATTTATGTGAAATTTATCCTGTATTTCTTTTTCGGTGTAGTGTTTGGGCGTCATTAGCACTATGGCAAAAGCAGCCTGGCTGTTATATTTATGTACCAACGACGTAAAATAGGGTATGTTAAACCGCGAGCAGGGGCAATCGGGATTAAAAAAGTGCAGCAGCACAGGTTTGTCCTGCACAAAAACAGGTAGCTGGGGCAGGCGAACTGCATCGCCCGTATGAACGGGTTTATAATGTGCCGGAACAGGAGTGGGTAAGGCATATACCCATTCATTGTGCCAGAATAGTGTAACTATTCCGCCCAGTAGTAGCAGCAACCATCCCATTACCATCTTCTTTCTCATAGGGTAATATTTAGAAGAATAGCGTTTTCAGGGCCTGAATTTATATTTTTTTTACCACATTATCTCCGGATGTAACTTAAATTAAGGACTGTGAAGGAAACTGCTTATTTATTGTAAAAACAAATATTTAAAATTAATTCTGTTTCAAACTTTTAATAGGAGAAGTGCGGGCTGCCTTGAGCGAGCGGTAGCTCACCGTTATGGCGGCTACTACCGCCGAAGCGGCTATTGCCAGCACAAAAACACCTGCTCCCATATGAATATGATAGGCAAAATCCTGCAG encodes the following:
- a CDS encoding TraB/GumN family protein — encoded protein: MRITTLLLPAFLFIVRLHGQDSLAMQQYLQQHSWQVFPNNTASFHFDTAFYQQQLFLLGEVHGYQKAQELDLALFQHLHQTAGVKHYVAEIDAAQAWLLNEYLENGNEKLLDTIFNYWVEAGAQWGNKDHYRKWQKIYAWNKQLPAREKIMVTGIDKVQQLPLTLQYLQHLVQPTLLRQLPPVNNMLTAMQTTTTDSVRLYTLRQLDSAMQQNPAQYAAKAGQQLFMFNYLVKNLLAHYNKSSREQQFVNNFTAYYHHLNLQHHKIYGFLGFFHTIQDKVNNMYAFAGRLQASDLPLKNHIISLNIINMESNIMIDATINQVPFPPFVQLTYIPNQSGTRKYLKTDIVAQDGMLSKIKGCNMFKTITSPNSITVFDMQQASPILQHYNNFMDTEMPMPAGFGLTMNNPAGMHYQYLILIRHSDWAEPFLDK
- a CDS encoding response regulator, which codes for MTKNIYYYSLPDEQKHKDTFSQEVKKRSDRIINYFLISFFLIGLLLAFYFDTWAIAIGVGGLSLVAYYTTKRLLPQSDLYQYVLSTVLAIFMAQYIYQMHGLFEMHFFAFIGSAILITYQNWKLQIPIMIIVLLHHALFSYLQNSGYTEIYFSRLPYYELSTFIIHMLLAAVIFLICGLWAYQLKKYREQQIRQVIRIQQMQEDARLSEERKRNEEALNRTNRELMQTNWELKRAYRNAENARLEAEQANQANEAKTIFLAMMSHEIRTPMNGVLGMGALLAETSLTTQQREFTNTIINSGENLLSLLNDILDFSKIESGNMELELEDFDIQICIEDVLDIFSSRAAQKKLELVYKIDKNVPLQIAGDGLRLRQVLTNLVSNALKFTATGEIFVRVQLLQQMENGSLQLSFSVRDTGIGIADNKKDRLFKAFSQVDSSTTRKYGGSGLGLAISEKLVKLMGGQIEVSSTPGKGSTFTFTIQAQASNKVISNQLQDDMASIAGKRVLVVDDNYANRTFLQSLLDNWKLLPVLAHSGEEALQLLEKDQEFELILTDMQMPHMDGIQLTRRMKHLYEDIPVILLSSVGNKHDKNALEMFSSVLSKPIKRHLLGKHILKAFKQQDSLTSEEEQRHDLLPPDFAVRYPMNILVAEDNVMNQQVITEVLNQLGYEPYLADTGLAVIDHISKNHFDMILMDIQMPEMGGLEATRVIRSLDKHPVIIALTANTMEGDKDECLQAGMNDYLSKPLKLEELVRMLEKWAHHIATQV
- a CDS encoding TlpA family protein disulfide reductase; amino-acid sequence: MRKKMVMGWLLLLLGGIVTLFWHNEWVYALPTPVPAHYKPVHTGDAVRLPQLPVFVQDKPVLLHFFNPDCPCSRFNIPYFTSLVHKYNSQAAFAIVLMTPKHYTEKEIQDKFHINIPVITDASLAATCGVYSTPQAVIIDAEQHLYYRGNYNKSRYCQNTETNYAEIALNALLLHTPSTVLYDSNALRAYGCQLPNCTKK